The DNA segment ACACTTTCTTCTCATAGCTGATGTTCTTGACCTTGATGGTCCCAGAGATGGACTTCTCCTGGACGAGGCAGTTCTCCAAGCAGACGAAGCCGTTCTGCAGGCGGCCGCGGAAAGCCATATAGTCGGTGGAAGGCTGGGGGAAGTCCAGGAGGTACTTCCTCGCCTCGGGACGCGACCCTCGCAGCTTGTCCCGGAAGCTGGTCAAGTGCGACAGGGCTTGCTGGAGGTCGCAGAGGTCCTCTTCGATCTTGGAGAAAATCCGGACGGCCGTCAGCGAGAAGCCCTTCATGTCCGCAAAGAccaccctcttcttcttcttgccacGGCAGCCCTTGCCTGAGTCCTGCTGCCGCTCTGGTTCCACGGAGAAGGTGCTGTTCAGGCACGGGCGCAAGGCTGGGTGGCCCAGGCCTTCCCGGAGTTCTTCATAGGAGTCGAGTAGCTTGCGAATGGGAGGCGTGTGGCTCAGGCAAAGCCGGGTGGAAGGAGTGGTCCGGGGAGCCATGGCCCGTGTGCCAAAGACCTGGAAAAGGCTGAAGCCAAAAGGAGACATTAGCGACTGACccgttagaacagtggttcccaacctgtgggtcgcgAAACCTAAAATAAGGCCCACTAGACATGCGggaaaaatcagctctagatgattaaatatggttttctgtgggcgagcagatgacgactactggatggcatctgTTCTGTGTCACAAACTAGAGTTgctgtgatctatccaatgcaattttctgaatcagcaccccaaataaccaaaccgaatctaaatttgaccaaaaactgatttgtaatccttttggtactaatgttggagaatggttcctgctcaaaaaaaaaaggttgggaaccaccgtgTTAGAAACAGACCCATAGAAAAGACCCCACGAACCAAGTGTTCGGAGCAGCAGAATCAAGCCTGGCCCTTCCAGGCTTACTCTCAACCTTCCTAAATCAGTTTGAGACTTTGAAATTAATATAAACACCATGAGACTGAGTTATGTGCCAGATTTAGGGCACTGTAAAACGGCAGTAAATTATTCAAATGGCAGTTTGTCGATTGTTAGCCTCGTTTTGAAAAGGATGGAGATTAACTGAGCTGAAAACTACTTTGCAGGGTAtagataaacataataaacatcataataatgatgacaataataataataataataataataataataataataataatgtgttgttgaaggctttcatggctggaatcactgggttgctgattgtttcctgtctggaattcccgttttctgagtgttgctctttatttatggCCCTGATCCTAGTTTTTCAAATACTGGTAACCagcaagggccagctaacacctcccaagaaaaggattctcccaggcaggaagcagctaagctttgaagatgcaaggctattcaatgctaatcaaggtggccaactgcaacattcacacttgcctccaacagacaagagttctttctccctcccttgacattattccagatatataaaccccacatgcctagtttccaacagacctcgcaacctgtgaggatgcttgccatagatgtgggcaaaatgtcaggagggaatgctgctgtaacatggccatacagcccagaaaattcacagtaacccagtgattctggccacaaaagccttcgacaacacattttctcgATTGTtagcctctttttttttttttaaaggatggagATTGGCCAAGCTGAAAGCTGCtttgtggggtataaataaacataacaacaacaacaacaaaaacagcagtCCCAcatgaagagaaaggaagaaaggaaggaatttcAACCCCAGCTTGTATCCTTTCTCAGTAAGATAAAAACTGCAAGGTGCAGCTTTTCAGTCTTGCAAAATTCATAGTTGCAACTATTGCAATTCTTCCATCTACATTATTGGTCTCACACCACATTGCCTCAcaccaaaaaaaggaaaatttcCCACAAACCCCAAAGAACAAAAAAGAGCTTCTTTCCCTTCATTCTCTCTCGGGAATGTCTCATTCACGCAAGCAACTTACTCTCTGCAGCTCATGGCTCCTGCTGTCAAGCCGTGTCCTCCTCCTAGGGACCCAAAGGATGAATGGAAGCAGGTGAGGagcgaagccacgccccctccacCTGGCCACACCCCCCAGGATCAGCCCCACGTGCTTTGCAGGACACAAGGAGCATCTCTATCCTGTCTGCTTAATGCAATGTGGCACCGCTTTaagggccatggctcaatgctaaggagcTTCAGTTTGGAGGAAACCGAGGAGATGAGAACAAATAGATCAGCGGCCAAAGCCAGCATCCCATGGCATCCAACCAGGGCcatacatagtaaaggtaaacattttcccaaatgttaagtccagtcgagtccaactctgggggttggtgctcatctccatttctaagccgaagagccggcattgtccacagacacctccaaggtcatgtggccggcatgactgcatggagcgccattaccttcccgccggagcagtacctattcctccactcacatttgcatgttttcacactgctaggttggcagaagctggggctaacagagggtgctcaccctgctccccggattcaaaccgacaacctttcggtcagcaagttcagcagctcagtggtttaccaTTCTACCATGTCTCCAGtgtcaatataatatataatactcatataatgctatactaataatataatatgttgtatatacatataatattgataatattataatgtaacataatataataatacactattataattttatatttatattacatgtaatattacagtagagtctcagttattcaacataaacaggccgacagaacattggataagcaaatatgttgaataataaggagggattaaggaaaagactattaaacatcaaattaggttatgattttacaaattaagcaccaaaacttcatgttatacaacaaatttgacagaaaaactagttcaatacgcagtaatgttatgtagtagttactgtatttacgaatttagcatcaaagtatcacgatgtattgaaaacattgactacaaaaatgcgttggataatccagaacgttggataagtgagactctactgtactaataatattgcaatagtgTTATACTGcaatatatgtttatattgtgctatgctaatatatgttgtatatacatataatattgataatattataacataatacaacataataatacactattataactgtatgtttatattacatgcaatattactggTACTACAAATcttgcaatatagtgttatagtgcaatatagtaatatataatgcttatattgtgctatgttaataatataatatatcgcaTATAAATATAacttgcaagccgccctgagtccccttcggggtgagaagggcgagatataaatgtcgctaataactaataataaataaatttaatccactgcgccaccgagggcttcaaccagggccatagccagaaaaaaaaattgagggtggggggggggggggggttggtggtggtggtagtggtggcttgaaactttttttttagtaAATCGCCAGCTACAGCCCTGCATCCAACCCAATTCAGGCTTCAGAGACAATGCTTCCCCGAGGATTAAAATTAGCCTCTTGTTAGCTAATCCTTTGCAGACACACCACATGAGACAAGGCTTCTAAAAACAGCTCAGGGTCAGACCCATTGACATTTGCTGGGTTTAGGgctggcatgagcaaacttggggcctccaggtgttttggacttcaactcccaaaattcctaacagccggcagacTGAGTGACCgcgaactggccctctgcttaaagtTTGTGAAACCCTGCTCTAGGTCTTTAGGCACAATTCTAAGGTCAACTTTTAttcaaagtggaatcataatagtCATAATAAGGTTAATAATAATTACCTGCTTCTCCTTACGGTTCAAAGCGGGGCAAGAACACACTGCTACAATAGGTATGTAAAtagtaaatattgtattttactcCATGCAAATTCCAGCTTCCAGCGACCATTTATTGCTTGGAGAAAAGGCAAGATATTTTCTGTAAATCTGAAAAATCTGCCCATCTTTCCAGATATTATGCAGATACCCAAAGAGTTCAGTCGCAAAACACGATGGGCTTGAATTGAATAGGTGGGGATGGCAATGCATTTCGTACCAGCCTTCTTCTATGAGCAAGAAGTCTTCTGATGAGATGGATTGAAACCCCCATTGTCCCCAGCCACCACAACGGGACGCATTGGAGGCTCGAAAAGGCTGTCCTTGAAAAAGTTATTCACTATTAATTGAAAATGCagtccagaaaagtaacttcctcCACGTTATACAAATGCAAATTTCCATTGTCAGATTAGGTCTAGTGCCACCTGCTGGACATATGGTGGATTGCAGGATAGTCTCTTTTTTGCAGCCCAGCAGCAGATAGGACAGAAAAAGGACAACTTGCAAACCGAAACCTTACTGGAGGAACAGCTGGAAACGCTGATAGCAGCTGGAAACAATCCTCTGGCCCCAAATTTTCAGGATGCAACTTTTCCTTGCATTTCAGATGAGCTTCACTGCTCCGGAAGCCACCAAAGGAGCGATTGTTTTGTACCGAATCAGGTGCTGGGAGTCTTTGTCCAAGTCGATCACATATTCGCTGAAAGACACAGACCATAAAAACATGTGTATAAACTATATAACGTGTATCgctaagagcaaaaaaaaaaaaaaccttttagaaAATTGATGAGTTGATACTTCTGAATTAAAGTAGAAAAGTGTAAAATTTCAAGAAGGTTGATACTATAGATACCATATCTACTCGagaataagctgacccgaatataagccgaggcacctaattttaccacaaaaaaactaggaaaacattggctCCAGTAAAAGCCGAGagtggaaatttcagaaataaaaacagataccaataaaattacattaattgaagcatcagcaggttaaatgtttttgaatatttacatacagcataagattgtccaactcggattaaatcattattctaatcttcttcattgtaaatgtgcttatgtatccttttaataataatagagtaaaacaatatatgtaataataataataataaatacaggaaaataatacatgtagtaataaatggagtaaaataataaatataataataatactgtaataagatcagagtgaaataaatgtaatagtagcaacaatagagaaaaataataaatgtaataataccaataataataagagaaaaataataaatgtaccatatattctcgagtataagctgacccaaatataagccaaccagtaccctcatccgagtataagccgaggggggctttttcagtgttaaaaaaagggctgaaaaactaggcttatacacagtttaaactctttattgattagtcaattttgaccatatcaaaacatgtgaaacatacaaaacgtacacacttaccatTATACACAGTATACTATAGATATATCTATGGATCCTATTGGgagtttgtctattttatttactGGAAGCTTATCTTGCCATTTTCTCCAACATGCCATTGTTGAGATCAACGGGcctccttttatatttttaagGTCTTTCCCCCCAATTTTCCTTATCAAGACACGATCTGTATTCCCATCCATTTATTAGTTTATCTAATCTGACCCATCTTTTGGGCTGGCCAATGCCCATGTGAAATTACTTAATCTGGCCAGCTTTGCTTCTGGTTATTCTTCCCTACCTCTGCTCGTCCGTCTCCGGCTCCACCAGGATGTTCTCCTGTTTTTCCTTCACTCGGAGGAAAACAAAGGCGTCCAGGTTTGGTTCGGGAACTGCAACGAAAAGACAAAGAGAAGAGCTTCTCTATCAAATTGAT comes from the Anolis carolinensis isolate JA03-04 unplaced genomic scaffold, rAnoCar3.1.pri scaffold_8, whole genome shotgun sequence genome and includes:
- the LOC100564087 gene encoding protein phosphatase 1 regulatory subunit 3C isoform X2, which codes for MAPRTTPSTRLCLSHTPPIRKLLDSYEELREGLGHPALRPCLNSTFSVEPERQQDSGKGCRGKKKKRVVFADMKGFSLTAVRIFSKIEEDLCDLQQALSHLTSFRDKLRGSRPEARKYLLDFPQPSTDYMAFRGRLQNGFVCLENCLVQEKSISGTIKVKNISYEKKVFIRVTFDSWHSSRDIGCRYMLNTYGYSDTDTFSFEVPLPKGSAPCHTIEFCVSYHSGEKVYWDNNFGKNYQIRQVMGPPLPRALSRLAKSSEPLGSSRAAALVFSRLQTWRRTETPAYW
- the LOC100564087 gene encoding protein phosphatase 1 regulatory subunit 3C isoform X1, with amino-acid sequence MSCRDLFQVFGTRAMAPRTTPSTRLCLSHTPPIRKLLDSYEELREGLGHPALRPCLNSTFSVEPERQQDSGKGCRGKKKKRVVFADMKGFSLTAVRIFSKIEEDLCDLQQALSHLTSFRDKLRGSRPEARKYLLDFPQPSTDYMAFRGRLQNGFVCLENCLVQEKSISGTIKVKNISYEKKVFIRVTFDSWHSSRDIGCRYMLNTYGYSDTDTFSFEVPLPKGSAPCHTIEFCVSYHSGEKVYWDNNFGKNYQIRQVMGPPLPRALSRLAKSSEPLGSSRAAALVFSRLQTWRRTETPAYW